The Campylobacter curvus genome includes the window TAAAGACGATATCTTTTTCGTAGATAGCCCGTATTTTGGCATCGACGTTAGATTTAGCAAAGAGAGTCAAAACGGCGTGGATACCTTCAGTGTGCAAAATTTAGCGCTCAAAGACTTCAACGTCACGATAAACGGTAGCGGCAGCGCGGACATCAAGCATAAAAGATACGCCTTCGTCGGCGACTTCGTCTCGCACGAGCTAAGCGGCAAGATAGAGATAGCTCTAGCAAATCAGATCGTAAGATACCGCGCCCTTAACATCAAGGCCGATTCACTCAAAAATTTCATCGCCGCACTCGATGAGAAATTCGATCTAAGCGACGATGTCAAAAACTGGATATATGGCTATATAATCGCGCAAGAATACACGGTAAACGAGATGAACGGCAAATTTGACCTTAAAAACGAAAATTTTTATCTAAACGACCTAAACGCGACCGCGGTCGCTAAAAACCTCAAAGTAAAATTTGAAAAAACACTCGATGCAGTCGATGTCGAGCAGGCAAACATCACGCTAAAAGACGGCAAGCTTTATTTTGACCTCATAAATCCCGTGTATCAAAAGCGCCAGCTAAACGGCTCTGATCTAGTGATCTACAATATCTTTGACGAAAAAACAGCCGGCCTTAGCCTAAATATCAAAACCAGATCCTTGTATGACGGCGTGATAAACGATATCCTAAAAGCCTATGGCATCAGGATCCCGATAAATCAAACCGCCGGTAAAATGGACGCGGATCTGAATTTAGATATAAAATTTGACACCTCGCAGGTCATCGCAAACGGCGAATTTAAGCCCACCGACGCGACTATCGACATAGCCGGAGCGAAATTTAAGAGTAAAAGCGCAGACGTGAAGCTCATAAACAGCGACCGTCTAAGCATCGTAGCAAAGGACTTTGGCATGGACTTTTTCAAGGCTGACGCGCGCACGATGTTAGATTTAAACACCAGCACGGGCTACATAAAAGGAGTGATCAAGGAGCTTGCTCTAAATGGCGGCGGTGAGGATATCTTGGCGCTAAAAGACAAAGAGCTTGACGCGCAGCTTGACTTTAGCGGTAAAGAAACGAAGCTAAAGCTCGTAAATTTCGGCATTGATATGAGCTTTGGCGATGAAAACGCCATAAGCGCTCAAAACGGCGACGAGCTTTTGAAATATTCGCCTCTTTTACAAAGTGTGGGCGTAAAAAATCTCGCGAATTTAAACGTAAAAACCAAGGATTTTGAAAATTTAGACATCGAGGCTAAAGGAGTGAAATTTGATCTGCCGTTTTACAAAAAAGACGGCAGTAGATATGATAGTGACGACTTTACGATAAAAGTCGGCAAAAACGCTGTCAGCGGACTCACAGCCAGCGGCAGTGCTCGCTTTATCGCTCAAAACAAAGACGTCAATATCACGACGAACGATCTAAATTTAAGAGTGGATACGAACTCGACCGACGAGACGAAAGAGCAAAATTTCACTCTAAATTTATACGCCAAAAACGCGGACATCGTCATCGCCGACATCAACAAGACCTTGCCTTTCGTAAATTTCAGTGCGACGAAAAAAGACTCTAGCATATCGCTAAACGGACTGCCAAAGCAAGGCAGAGTCGGGCTCTTTAAAGGCAAAAAGAGCCTAAACCTCGATGCTACGGACATTTCAGGCGAATTCGTAAATCAACTTTTTGGCATACAAAGCTTTGAAGGCGGGAAATTCAGGCTAAAGATCGTGGGCTCTAGCAGCAAGGAATTTAAGGGCGAGGCGAGATTTTACGGTA containing:
- a CDS encoding YhdP family protein; the encoded protein is MKTISKKMARYGFFIKFFIILFISFIILLKYGIKVGNFELGGVNLDQLYIKLDKKLIVRAQNIKIPSIKKEEQKDSSDYLLSITDSAVWLDRLFEEISLNNVQIGDTKIKILYKDDIFFVDSPYFGIDVRFSKESQNGVDTFSVQNLALKDFNVTINGSGSADIKHKRYAFVGDFVSHELSGKIEIALANQIVRYRALNIKADSLKNFIAALDEKFDLSDDVKNWIYGYIIAQEYTVNEMNGKFDLKNENFYLNDLNATAVAKNLKVKFEKTLDAVDVEQANITLKDGKLYFDLINPVYQKRQLNGSDLVIYNIFDEKTAGLSLNIKTRSLYDGVINDILKAYGIRIPINQTAGKMDADLNLDIKFDTSQVIANGEFKPTDATIDIAGAKFKSKSADVKLINSDRLSIVAKDFGMDFFKADARTMLDLNTSTGYIKGVIKELALNGGGEDILALKDKELDAQLDFSGKETKLKLVNFGIDMSFGDENAISAQNGDELLKYSPLLQSVGVKNLANLNVKTKDFENLDIEAKGVKFDLPFYKKDGSRYDSDDFTIKVGKNAVSGLTASGSARFIAQNKDVNITTNDLNLRVDTNSTDETKEQNFTLNLYAKNADIVIADINKTLPFVNFSATKKDSSISLNGLPKQGRVGLFKGKKSLNLDATDISGEFVNQLFGIQSFEGGKFRLKIVGSSSKEFKGEARFYGTHLRDYIFYQRLLSFLNSIPSLLSLKTPDFNDKGFTIENGKILFKKNGSVINFLAIELVGSSADIGGRGTIDLDTKKINIDLELKILKDASSIIDKIPLVNQIILGKDRSLSTVIAIRGTTDKPEYSTQVLQDTLLSPLKLIRNVLQAPFLIFE